The window AACTTATACTGGTCGGTCCGGTAGCCCAGCGAGATCGCGCGCGGCTCGTTCTCGCGGATCGACTTCAGCACCTCGCCGAACGGCGAGTTGATGATGCGGTAGATCAGCAGGAAACCCGCGAGGAAACCGACCAGCACGACGTAATAGAGGACGGTCGGCTTCGACAGGTCGAGTACGCCGAACATGTGTCCCTGCGGAATGCCCTGGATGCCGTCCTCGCCATGGGTGAATGGCGCCTGGAGGTAAATGAAGTACAGGAGCTGCGACAGCGCCAGCGTGATCATCGAGAAATAGATGCCCTGGCGGCGGATCGAGATGTAGCCGGTGACGAGCGACAGCACGAAGGCAGCCGCGATTCCGACGAGGATGCCGAGTTCAGGCGGGAGTGCCCATACTTTCAGCGCGTGCGCGCTGCAATAGCCGGCGGTGCCCATGAACATCGCGTGGCCGAACGACAGCAGGCCGCCATAGCCGATCAGAAGATTGAAGGCACAGGCGAGCAACGCGAAGCACAGCGCCTGCATCACGAAGAAGGGGTAGATGCCACTGAATGGCACCGAGGCCAGCAGCAGCGCCATCACCACGAACACGATCATCTCGTCGCGAATGGCGCGCGGGCTCACCGGCAGCGTGTCGTCCGTCAAGGCTGTCATATCAGGCTGCCCTTCCCGTCAATCCCGTTGGCTTCACCAAGAGCACCAGCACCATCAGCACGAACACGACGGTGTTGGAGGCCTCGGGGTAGAAATATTTGGTCAGGCCCTCGATCACGCCAAGTGCAAAACCGGTGATGATCGATCCCATGATCGATCCCATGCCGCCGATCACCACCACCGCGAACACGACGATGATGAGGTCGGCGCCCATCAACGGCCGGACCTGGTTGATCGGCGCCGAAAGCACGCCGGCGAGTGCAGCGAGGCCGACGCCGA is drawn from Bradyrhizobium diazoefficiens and contains these coding sequences:
- a CDS encoding branched-chain amino acid ABC transporter permease → MTALTDDTLPVSPRAIRDEMIVFVVMALLLASVPFSGIYPFFVMQALCFALLACAFNLLIGYGGLLSFGHAMFMGTAGYCSAHALKVWALPPELGILVGIAAAFVLSLVTGYISIRRQGIYFSMITLALSQLLYFIYLQAPFTHGEDGIQGIPQGHMFGVLDLSKPTVLYYVVLVGFLAGFLLIYRIINSPFGEVLKSIRENEPRAISLGYRTDQYKFLAFVLSGTLAGFAGALKVFVAQNASLTDVHWSMSGEVVLMTLVGGLGTIFGPVVGAFAIIAMQQYLAGFGQWVTVIQGSIFVICVLTFRRGVVGEFAHYFRRSL